The following are encoded in a window of Amycolatopsis lexingtonensis genomic DNA:
- a CDS encoding DHA2 family efflux MFS transporter permease subunit has protein sequence MTQFYPRRWWALGALAVSLLTVGLDLTVLNVAVPTLAVDLGATTTQLQWFGNAYTLALAALLLPAGLLGDRFGPKKLLLGALAVFGLASLGCAYAGSPGALIAARVVLGVGAAFLIPLSLSLLNILFPPEERAKALTTWVMATFAGIPLGPLLGGWLLDHFAWGSVFLINVPLTVVGVAAVLFLVPFTPGSGQGRVDLAGIALSAAGLVALTYGFVHAGEHGWTDPVTCGLIALGVALVAVFCRTQTRVAAPLTDLALLREPRFVWGAVLATMASFALMGLMFVLPQLFQAVQGADALQTGLRLLPLIGGMLVAAKIAERLVAAVGVRVVVTGGFLLLAAGLAWGTAPSDGYGGTVGWEVVIGLGTGCTLPPLMSMAMGALTEGRSGAGSALIQVLRQVGGTIGVAVLGTVLNGVYRDGVEVAGLPAPVADAARGSASAAIAVAGKLHLPGLAESARTAFTDGMAATLWVCAGLGVAGALLAALFLPGRAVAGAQPRESGHDVVAI, from the coding sequence ATGACTCAGTTCTATCCACGCAGGTGGTGGGCCCTCGGCGCGCTCGCGGTGAGCCTGCTGACCGTCGGCCTCGACCTGACCGTGCTCAACGTCGCCGTGCCGACACTGGCCGTCGACCTCGGCGCCACGACCACGCAGCTGCAGTGGTTCGGCAACGCCTACACGCTGGCGCTCGCCGCGCTCCTGCTCCCGGCGGGCCTGCTCGGCGACCGGTTCGGCCCGAAGAAGCTCCTGCTCGGCGCGCTCGCGGTGTTCGGGCTCGCCTCGCTGGGGTGCGCCTACGCCGGTTCGCCGGGCGCGCTGATCGCCGCGCGGGTGGTGCTCGGCGTCGGGGCCGCGTTCCTGATCCCGCTGTCGCTTTCGCTGCTCAACATCCTGTTCCCGCCGGAAGAACGGGCGAAGGCGCTGACGACGTGGGTGATGGCGACGTTCGCCGGCATCCCGCTCGGGCCGCTGCTCGGCGGCTGGCTGCTCGACCACTTCGCGTGGGGCTCGGTGTTCCTCATCAACGTCCCGCTGACCGTCGTCGGCGTGGCCGCGGTGCTGTTCCTCGTGCCGTTCACGCCGGGGTCGGGCCAGGGCCGCGTCGACCTCGCGGGCATCGCGCTCTCGGCCGCCGGGCTGGTGGCGCTCACCTACGGCTTCGTCCACGCCGGCGAGCACGGCTGGACCGACCCGGTGACCTGCGGCCTCATCGCGCTCGGCGTCGCGCTCGTCGCGGTGTTCTGCCGGACCCAGACGCGGGTGGCGGCGCCCCTCACCGACCTCGCGCTGCTGCGCGAACCGCGGTTCGTCTGGGGCGCGGTGCTCGCCACGATGGCGTCCTTCGCGCTGATGGGCCTGATGTTCGTGCTGCCGCAGCTGTTCCAGGCGGTGCAGGGCGCCGACGCGCTGCAGACCGGCCTGCGGCTCCTGCCGCTGATCGGCGGGATGCTGGTCGCGGCGAAGATCGCCGAGCGGCTGGTCGCCGCGGTGGGCGTGCGTGTGGTCGTCACCGGCGGGTTCCTACTGCTCGCGGCGGGACTGGCGTGGGGGACGGCGCCGTCGGACGGCTACGGCGGGACCGTCGGCTGGGAGGTCGTCATCGGCCTCGGCACCGGGTGCACGCTGCCGCCGCTGATGTCGATGGCGATGGGCGCGCTCACCGAGGGCCGCTCGGGCGCCGGCTCGGCGCTGATCCAGGTGCTGCGCCAGGTCGGCGGCACCATCGGCGTCGCCGTGCTGGGCACGGTGCTCAACGGCGTCTACCGCGACGGCGTCGAGGTGGCGGGCCTGCCCGCGCCGGTGGCCGACGCGGCGCGGGGCAGCGCGTCCGCCGCGATCGCCGTCGCCGGGAAGCTCCACCTGCCCGGGCTCGCCGAGTCCGCGCGGACCGCGTTCACCGACGGCATGGCGGCGACGCTGTGGGTCTGCGCTGGGCTCGGCGTGGCCGGGGCGCTGCTGGCGGCGCTGTTCCTGCCCGGGCGGGCGGTCGCCGGGGCGCAGCCGCGAGAATCGGGGCATGACGTCGTCGCCATCTGA
- a CDS encoding NADPH-dependent FMN reductase: protein MLGIGGSLREGSQSERALQIALGGAAEVGVRTRLLTGPELVLPFYDAGVPERDERATRLVEAIREADGLIVVSPGYHGALSGLVKNALDYVEDLRDDRRPYLDGRAVGLAAVAYGWQAAVTTLEQLRTITHALRGWATPLGGSINSAETKFDEGGGASDEKSVRTLRLIGRQVAEFAVARTA, encoded by the coding sequence GTGCTCGGGATCGGCGGCTCTCTCCGCGAGGGCTCCCAGTCCGAACGCGCGCTGCAGATCGCGCTCGGCGGCGCGGCCGAAGTCGGCGTCCGGACCCGGCTGCTGACCGGCCCGGAACTGGTCCTCCCCTTCTACGACGCCGGCGTGCCGGAGCGCGACGAACGCGCCACGCGGCTCGTCGAAGCCATCCGGGAGGCGGACGGGCTCATCGTCGTCTCGCCCGGCTACCACGGCGCACTGTCCGGCCTGGTCAAGAACGCGCTGGACTACGTCGAGGACCTGCGTGACGACCGCCGGCCCTACCTCGACGGCCGCGCGGTCGGCCTCGCCGCCGTCGCGTACGGCTGGCAGGCCGCGGTGACCACGCTCGAACAGCTGCGCACGATCACGCACGCGCTGCGCGGCTGGGCCACCCCACTGGGTGGTTCGATCAACTCGGCCGAGACCAAGTTCGACGAGGGCGGCGGCGCGTCGGACGAGAAGAGCGTGCGGACCCTTCGCCTGATCGGGCGCCAGGTGGCCGAGTTCGCGGTGGCGCGCACCGCATGA
- a CDS encoding organic hydroperoxide resistance protein → MGQAIYTAVATARGDGRNGEVTSSDGVIDESLAIPKEMGGPGGDKTNPEQLFAAGYSACFHSALQLVARQAKVQLHDSTVTAEVSVLKQEVGFGLGVALNVSLPGLEQAQADQLVEQAHQVCPYSNATRGNIEVALSATV, encoded by the coding sequence ATGGGTCAGGCGATCTACACGGCGGTGGCGACGGCGCGCGGCGACGGCCGCAACGGCGAGGTGACTTCGTCGGACGGCGTCATCGACGAGTCGCTGGCCATCCCGAAGGAGATGGGCGGCCCGGGCGGGGACAAGACCAACCCCGAACAGCTCTTCGCCGCCGGCTACTCGGCCTGCTTCCACAGCGCCCTGCAGCTGGTCGCCCGCCAGGCCAAGGTCCAGCTCCACGACTCGACGGTGACCGCGGAGGTGAGCGTGCTCAAGCAGGAGGTCGGCTTCGGTCTCGGCGTCGCGCTCAATGTCTCCCTGCCGGGCCTCGAGCAGGCGCAGGCCGACCAGTTGGTCGAGCAGGCCCACCAGGTCTGCCCCTACTCGAACGCGACCCGCGGCAACATCGAGGTCGCGCTCTCCGCCACCGTCTGA
- a CDS encoding TetR family transcriptional regulator → MTSSPSEPQGLRERKKARTRAAIQRHALRLFHEQGYSATTVDQIAAAAEISPSTFFRYFPTKEATVLYDPFDPLLIAAALAQPPELSPIGALRATVTTIREVLPADEWERERQRQRLVLREPELRTAAMDKFAEGIDLLAGFAAQRTGREPGGFEVRNWAGAVVGVVLAAFLGSAADPEADTLAVLDEAVAHLEAGLPL, encoded by the coding sequence ATGACGTCGTCGCCATCTGAACCGCAGGGACTGCGCGAACGGAAGAAGGCCAGGACGCGCGCCGCGATCCAGCGGCACGCGCTGCGGCTGTTCCACGAGCAGGGCTACAGCGCGACGACGGTCGACCAGATCGCGGCCGCGGCGGAGATCTCGCCCAGCACCTTCTTCCGGTACTTCCCGACGAAGGAGGCGACGGTGCTGTACGACCCCTTCGACCCGCTGCTCATCGCCGCGGCGCTGGCGCAGCCGCCCGAGCTCAGCCCGATCGGCGCGCTGCGGGCGACCGTGACCACCATCCGCGAGGTGCTCCCCGCCGACGAGTGGGAGCGCGAACGCCAGCGGCAGCGGCTGGTGCTGCGCGAACCCGAGCTGCGCACCGCGGCCATGGACAAGTTCGCCGAGGGGATCGACCTGCTGGCCGGGTTCGCCGCGCAGCGCACCGGCCGCGAGCCGGGCGGCTTCGAGGTCCGCAACTGGGCGGGCGCGGTGGTCGGCGTGGTGCTGGCCGCGTTCCTGGGGTCGGCGGCGGATCCCGAGGCGGACACGTTGGCGGTCCTCGACGAAGCCGTGGCGCACCTGGAAGCGGGTTTGCCGCTCTGA
- a CDS encoding RtcB family protein, whose protein sequence is MHTAVEGARVPIRMWADPASVEDQAMRQLHNVANLPWVHGVAVMPDVHYGKGATVGSVIAMRDAVSPAAVGVDIGCGMSAVRTSLTAADLPDDLGKLRRRIESAVPVGFGLHKTPVNPAKVHGVGGWDAFWKGFGELHEGVQELHDRAARQIGSLGGGNHFIEVCLDDDGRVWLMLHSGSRNIGKELAERHMAVARKLPHNADLPDRDLAVFVAGTPEMQAYRRDLFWAQDYAARNRATMVALVKQALKDVVPQTTFDDAISCHHNYVSEETYDGVELLVTRKGAIRAGSGDLGIIPGSMGTGSYIVRGLGNDSSFQSASHGAGRRMSRNKAKKLFTADDLAAQTAGVECRKDSGVVDEIPAAYKDIDSVIRAQTDLVEVVAHLKQVVCVKG, encoded by the coding sequence ATGCACACCGCTGTCGAAGGGGCCCGCGTCCCGATCCGGATGTGGGCGGATCCCGCGTCGGTCGAAGACCAGGCCATGCGGCAGCTGCACAACGTCGCCAACCTGCCGTGGGTGCACGGCGTCGCCGTGATGCCGGACGTGCACTACGGCAAGGGGGCGACCGTCGGCAGCGTCATCGCCATGCGCGACGCCGTCTCGCCCGCCGCCGTTGGGGTGGACATCGGGTGCGGGATGAGCGCCGTCCGGACGTCGCTGACCGCCGCCGACCTGCCCGACGACCTCGGGAAGCTGCGCCGTCGCATCGAAAGCGCCGTGCCCGTGGGCTTCGGGCTGCACAAGACGCCCGTGAACCCCGCGAAGGTGCACGGGGTCGGCGGCTGGGACGCGTTCTGGAAGGGCTTCGGCGAGCTGCACGAGGGCGTCCAGGAGCTGCACGACCGGGCCGCGCGGCAGATCGGGAGCCTCGGGGGCGGGAACCACTTCATCGAGGTCTGCCTCGACGACGACGGCCGGGTCTGGCTGATGCTGCACTCGGGTTCGCGCAACATCGGCAAGGAGCTGGCCGAGCGGCACATGGCGGTCGCGCGCAAGCTGCCGCACAACGCCGACCTGCCGGACCGCGACCTCGCCGTGTTCGTCGCCGGCACGCCGGAGATGCAGGCGTACCGGCGCGACCTGTTCTGGGCGCAGGACTACGCGGCGCGCAACCGCGCCACGATGGTCGCGCTGGTGAAGCAGGCGCTGAAGGACGTCGTCCCGCAGACGACGTTCGACGACGCCATCTCCTGCCACCACAACTACGTCTCGGAGGAGACGTACGACGGTGTCGAGCTGCTCGTCACCCGCAAGGGCGCGATCCGGGCCGGATCGGGTGACCTCGGGATCATCCCGGGCAGCATGGGGACGGGTTCGTACATCGTCCGCGGGCTCGGGAACGACTCGTCCTTCCAGTCGGCGTCGCACGGCGCCGGACGCCGGATGTCGCGCAACAAGGCCAAGAAGCTGTTCACCGCGGACGACCTCGCCGCCCAGACGGCCGGCGTCGAGTGCCGCAAGGACTCCGGCGTCGTCGACGAGATCCCGGCGGCGTACAAGGACATCGATTCGGTGATCCGGGCGCAGACGGACCTGGTCGAGGTGGTCGCGCACCTCAAGCAGGTGGTCTGCGTCAAGGGCTGA
- a CDS encoding MFS transporter: MFLARLPMTMNGVMMTLYVVTGLGRGYGAAGLVGAGITLGMALGAPLVGRCIDRYGLRPVVAVCGIATTAFWVAAPHLPYAALAAVAVPAGALSVPAGSLARQVLAALVPVAERRAAYSLDTISIEVTFMIGPAVGIAAMTSLPPTFTLSALGVLFGGTAFLIWLVDPPIRGDREPVVDEVRPKLRTWLSWRLVSALLIAGGALFVLVGTELATLAALRANGELGVTGLVIAVMCAASILGGIVHGAVKRSLPQGVLMLLMALLVVPVGLADQPWWLLMLVLIPTNLLCAPTLAATTEAVSKIAPPRVRGEAMGLQDASTRLGLALGSPFVGFAIDHSSPAWGFAAAGLGGLLIAAAGLFHRHSRTHEPAADPVPAMATTSGERP, translated from the coding sequence ATGTTCCTGGCGCGGCTGCCGATGACCATGAACGGCGTGATGATGACGCTGTACGTCGTCACCGGGCTGGGCCGCGGCTACGGTGCCGCCGGCCTGGTCGGCGCCGGGATCACGCTCGGGATGGCGCTCGGCGCGCCCCTGGTCGGCCGGTGCATCGACCGGTACGGGCTGCGCCCGGTCGTCGCGGTCTGCGGGATCGCCACGACGGCGTTCTGGGTCGCCGCACCGCACCTGCCGTACGCGGCGCTCGCCGCGGTCGCGGTCCCGGCCGGCGCGCTCTCGGTGCCGGCGGGCTCGCTGGCCCGGCAGGTCCTGGCGGCGCTCGTCCCGGTGGCGGAGCGGCGGGCGGCGTACTCGCTGGACACCATCTCGATCGAAGTGACGTTCATGATCGGCCCGGCGGTCGGCATCGCGGCGATGACGTCGCTCCCGCCGACGTTCACGCTCAGCGCGCTCGGCGTGCTCTTCGGCGGCACGGCGTTCCTGATCTGGCTGGTCGACCCGCCGATCCGCGGCGACCGCGAGCCGGTCGTCGACGAGGTCCGCCCGAAGCTGCGCACGTGGCTGTCCTGGCGGCTGGTGTCCGCGCTGCTGATCGCGGGCGGCGCGCTGTTCGTGCTGGTCGGCACCGAACTGGCGACGCTGGCGGCCCTGCGCGCGAACGGCGAGCTCGGCGTGACCGGCCTGGTCATCGCGGTGATGTGCGCGGCGTCGATCCTCGGCGGCATCGTCCACGGTGCGGTCAAGCGGTCGCTGCCGCAGGGCGTGCTGATGCTGCTGATGGCGCTGCTGGTGGTGCCGGTCGGGCTGGCCGACCAGCCGTGGTGGCTGCTGATGCTGGTGCTGATCCCGACGAACCTGCTGTGCGCCCCGACCCTGGCGGCGACCACGGAGGCGGTCAGCAAGATCGCCCCGCCCCGCGTGCGCGGCGAGGCGATGGGCCTGCAGGACGCGTCGACCCGGCTCGGCCTGGCGCTGGGCAGCCCGTTCGTCGGCTTCGCGATCGACCACTCGAGCCCGGCGTGGGGCTTCGCGGCGGCCGGCCTCGGCGGCCTGCTGATCGCGGCGGCGGGCCTGTTCCACCGTCACTCCCGCACCCACGAACCGGCGGCCGACCCGGTCCCGGCGATGGCCACCACCAGCGGCGAGCGACCGTAG
- a CDS encoding alpha/beta hydrolase: MAIPLPIRVQAAASQLAFWLPTPVRRAAAGRTVRIDGQDLALDAQLLLRLQKIARAELVRGSVEQSRALLDLGRHLVSGKPVEPVSVREIAVPTPDGDLPSTLYTPAGLPEKSPLLVFFHGGGWVIGTRASHDNAVRFLAKHAGVRVLSIEYRLAPEFPFPAAADDALAAFDYAVAKAGDLGADPARIAVGGDSAGGNLAAVTAQQAVKRGGPAPAFQLLIYPATDFAHRYRSQDLFAEDLFLTDVHMKWFEGHYVPEGTDLTDPRLSPLRADDLSGLPPALVVTAGFDPLRDEGEAYAKKLADAGVEVALRRHEDLIHGFINFTGVGTRFREALAETAGALRQGLSKKPE, translated from the coding sequence ATGGCGATCCCGCTCCCGATCCGTGTCCAGGCGGCCGCGTCCCAGCTGGCGTTCTGGCTGCCCACGCCGGTCCGGCGCGCGGCGGCGGGGCGGACCGTCCGCATCGACGGCCAGGACCTGGCGCTCGACGCCCAGCTGCTGCTCCGGCTGCAGAAGATCGCCCGCGCGGAGCTGGTGCGCGGTTCGGTCGAGCAGTCGCGCGCCCTGCTCGACCTGGGCAGGCACCTGGTCAGCGGCAAGCCGGTCGAACCGGTTTCGGTGCGCGAGATCGCCGTGCCGACCCCGGACGGCGACCTGCCTTCGACGCTCTACACGCCGGCCGGGCTGCCCGAGAAGTCGCCGCTGCTCGTGTTCTTCCACGGCGGTGGCTGGGTGATCGGCACCCGCGCGAGCCACGACAACGCCGTCCGCTTCCTGGCCAAGCACGCCGGGGTGCGCGTGCTGTCGATCGAGTACCGGCTGGCCCCGGAGTTCCCCTTCCCGGCGGCGGCGGACGACGCGCTGGCGGCGTTCGACTACGCGGTGGCGAAGGCGGGCGACCTCGGCGCCGACCCGGCGCGCATCGCCGTCGGCGGCGACAGCGCGGGCGGCAACCTCGCGGCCGTGACCGCGCAGCAGGCGGTGAAGCGCGGCGGCCCGGCGCCGGCGTTCCAGCTGCTGATCTACCCCGCGACGGACTTCGCGCACCGCTACCGCTCGCAGGACCTGTTCGCCGAGGACCTGTTCCTGACCGACGTGCACATGAAGTGGTTCGAAGGCCACTACGTGCCCGAGGGCACCGACCTGACCGACCCGCGCCTGTCCCCGCTGCGCGCGGACGACCTGAGCGGCCTGCCGCCGGCCCTGGTCGTCACGGCCGGCTTCGACCCGCTGCGCGACGAGGGCGAGGCCTACGCGAAGAAGCTCGCGGACGCCGGGGTCGAGGTCGCGCTGCGGCGGCACGAGGACCTGATCCACGGGTTCATCAACTTCACCGGCGTCGGCACGCGATTCCGCGAAGCACTGGCCGAAACGGCGGGCGCACTGCGGCAGGGATTGTCCAAGAAACCGGAGTGA
- a CDS encoding Dps family protein, with protein sequence MSTSPIKSPLSEADKEITGNALQATLVDLVDLSLIAKQAHWNVVGANFRSAHLQLDELVNTARQYVDEVAERANAIGVSPNGKAKTVVESSGVPEYPDNWQSVESTVAAIVDILAALIERLRKRIDETDKSDLVTQDLLIEITRALEEAHWMWQAQQA encoded by the coding sequence ATGAGCACCTCTCCGATCAAGAGCCCGCTTTCCGAGGCCGACAAGGAGATCACCGGCAACGCCCTGCAGGCGACGCTGGTCGACCTGGTCGACCTCTCCCTGATCGCGAAGCAGGCGCACTGGAACGTCGTCGGCGCGAACTTCCGCAGCGCGCACCTCCAGCTCGACGAGCTGGTCAACACCGCGCGCCAGTACGTCGACGAGGTCGCCGAGCGCGCCAACGCCATCGGTGTTTCGCCGAACGGCAAGGCGAAGACCGTCGTCGAGAGCTCGGGCGTGCCCGAGTACCCCGACAACTGGCAGTCGGTGGAGTCGACGGTCGCGGCGATCGTGGACATCCTCGCCGCGCTCATCGAGCGGCTGCGCAAGCGCATCGACGAGACCGACAAGAGCGACCTCGTGACGCAGGACCTGCTGATCGAGATCACCCGCGCGCTGGAAGAGGCGCACTGGATGTGGCAGGCGCAGCAGGCTTGA